A genomic stretch from Malus domestica chromosome 15, GDT2T_hap1 includes:
- the LOC103401028 gene encoding lysine histidine transporter-like 8 codes for MSVEAKEISSAPITPRRAGGAPKPPVAPQPAVSCPPLQYNSPSLSRSPLLDGASDQPAAGGAVVPASKTPKGSRTPAGIRTPRMSLTPRFITPIGSPVRKALKMTRLDPEDAWLPITESRNGNKYYAAFHTLCSGIGIQALVLPVAFTILGWAWGIICLTLAFIWQSYTLWILVHLHENVETGVRYSRYIQLFSLTYGDRIANWLGMFPIMYLSGGTCVALIVIGGGTSKLFFQTLCGAACSSKPLTTVEWYLVFTCAAVLLSLLPNLNSIAGVSLIGALTAVGYCTAIWVISVSEGRLPGVSYDPIESATNVERVFSVLNALGIIAFAFRGHNLILEIQATMPSSEKHPSHVPMWRGVKVSYAIIAACLFPLAIGGYWAYGHLIPANGGMLPAVFQFHSRDVSQSVLALISLFVVINALCSFQIYGMPMFDHMESQYTSRKKAPLPWWLRCIARAMFGFGVFFVAVAIPFLGSVAGLVGGIALPVTLAYPCFMWIKINKPKKYSPMWWLNWSLGILGMALSLVLMAAGIYVVIQTGIQVKFFKPH; via the exons atgagtGTAGAAGCAAAAGAGATTAGCTCAGCTCCCATAACACCGAGGCGGGCTGGTGGGGCTCCAAAACCTCCGGTAGCTCCACAGCCTGCGGTGTCTTGCCCGCCTTTGCAGTACAACTCACCGTCTTTGTCTAGGTCACCGCTTCTCGATGGAGCCTCAGATCAACCAGCAGCGGGAGGAGCTGTTGTGCCTGCCAGTAAGACCCCCAAGGGCTCTAGAACCCCAGCCGGAATAAGGACTCCAAGGATGTCTTTGACTCCAAGGTTCATCACTCCCATTGGTAGCCCTGTCAGGAAGGCTTTGAAGATGACTAGGCTTGATCCTGAGGATGCTTGGCTTCCCATCACTGAGTCTAGAAATGGGAACAAGTACTATGCTGCCTTCCACACACTTTGTTCTGGGATTGGTATTCAAGCTTTGGTGCTTCCTGTTGCTTTCACAATTCTTGGCTG GGCTTGGGGTATAATCTGTTTGACTCTAGCATTCATATGGCAAAGTTACACCCTATGGATACTGGTTCATCTCCACGAGAATGTAGAAACTGGAGTACGTTACAGCAGATACATACAGCTCTTTAGTCTCACCTATG GTGACAGAATAGCAAATTGGCTAGGGATGTTTCCGATCATGTACCTATCTGGAGGCACCTGCGTGGCCTTAATAGTGATTGGTGGAGGCACTTCCAAGCTCTTCTTCCAAACTTTATGTGGGGCCGCATGCAGCTCTAAGCCATTGACAACAGTTGAATGGTACTTGGTGTTCACATGTGCTGCTGTGCTGCTATCTCTGCTGCCAAACTTGAACTCCATAGCTGGAGTTTCACTTATCGGAGCTCTCACTGCAGTTGGGTACTGTACAGCGATTTGGGTGATTTCTGTATCAGAAGGCAGGCTTCCTGGAGTTTCATATGATCCCATTGAATCTGCGACTAATGTGGAGAGGGTGTTTAGTGTGCTCAATGCCCTTGGGATCATTGCTTTCGCCTTCAGAGGTCACAATCTCATCCTTGAGATTCAG GCCACCATGCCTTCTAGTGAGAAACATCCCTCACATGTGCCAATGTGGAGAGGAGTGAAGGTGTCCTATGCAATCATTGCTGCATGCTTGTTTCCCCTTGCAATTGGAGGCTACTGGGCTTATGGTCACTTG ATACCAGCAAATGGAGGAATGCTTCCAGCTGTGTTCCAGTTCCATTCAAGAGATGTGTCACAATCCGTCCTAGCGCTCATAAGCTTGTTTGTGGTGATAAATGCACTGTGCTCATTCCAAATCTATGGCATGCCAATGTTTGACCACATGGAGTCCCAATACACAAGCAGAAAGAAAGCTCCACTTCCATGGTGGCTGAGGTGCATTGCTAGGGCAATGTTTGGGTTCGGAGTCTTCTTCGTCGCGGTGGCAATTCCATTTTTGGGAAGTGTGGCCGGTTTGGTTGGAGGGATAGCACTGCCTGTGACTTTAGCGTACCCATGTTTCATGTGGATCAAGATTAACAAGCCTAAGAAGTATAGTCCTATGTGGTGGCTAAATTGGTCTCTTGGAATTTTGGGGATGGCTTTGAGTTTGGTTTTGATGGCAGCTGGAATCTATGTTGTGATTCAAACTGGGATTCAAGTCAAATTCTTCAAGCCTCACTAA
- the LOC103401029 gene encoding protein S-acyltransferase 10 isoform X2, with protein MVYCCIFDTLCFDTDSILCYLWFFSGLCPRCNEDCQRIQYDIQKSISNLEQRQPAPSKTGSVVVTMEGSQLGRSLLGNNATSWAKLVMDLYPPGTSVRSLTCSYCNVEQPPRSKHCHDCDKCVLQFDHHCVWLGTCIGVGNHCKFWWYICEETALCLWTVILYITYLKANISVAWWKDAIVILLLVTLSISMTFLLLLLIFHSYLVLTNQTTYELVRRRRIPYLRGVPERVYPFSKGACRNLYEFCCVRRSKYRPESLPTAQQLEEKSRPYTCCDVVTCRCC; from the exons ATG GTGTACTGCTGTATATTTGACACTCTTTGTTTTGACACTGATTCAATACTTTGTTACCTCTGGTTCTTCTCCGGG CTTTGTCCTCGATGCAATGAGGACTGTCAACGAATCCAATACGATATTCAGAAAAGCATCAGTAATCTCGAA CAAAGACAGCCTGCTCCAAGCAAAACTGGTAGCGTGGTTGTGACAATGGAAGGGAGTCAGTTGGGAAGAAGTCTTCTAGGAAATAATGCAACATCTTGGGCCAAACTTGTGATGGACTTGTATCCACCTGGAACATCTGTTAG AAGTTTGACATGCTCGTACTGTAATGTTGAGCAG CCACCGAGATCAAAGCACTGCCATGATTGTGACAAATGTGTTCTTCAGTTCGATCATCATTGTGTTTGGCTTGGAACATGCATTGGTGTGGGTAACCATTGTAAATTTTG GTGGTACATTTGCGAAGAGACAGCACTGTGCCTTTGGACTGTCATCCTGTACATCACATACCTGAAGGCTAATATATCAGTCGCTTG GTGGAAGGATGCAATTGTGATATTGCTGTTGGTTACTTTGTCAATTTCCATGACCTTTCTGCTGCTCCTCCTGATATTTCATAG TTATCTAGTTCTGACCAATCAGACTACCTATGAGCTTGTAAGACGAAGGCGCATCCCATATTTAAG AGGAGTACCCGAGAGGGTATATCCCTTCAGTAAAGGAGCATGCAGAAATTTATACGAGTTTTGCTGTGTTCGAAGGAGCAAATACAGACCGGAATCATTACCGACAGCGCAGCAACTTGAAGAAAAGTCTAGACCTTACACCTGTTGTGACGTTGTAACCTGTCGTTGTTGCTGA
- the LOC103401029 gene encoding protein S-acyltransferase 10 isoform X1, with amino-acid sequence MTIVNICRDSSCRPFERCSRFLPCLSDPARRSALGLKVALVMLHLIYAGVIFLFDGGLIEKTRKEPWCTAVYLTLFVLTLIQYFVTSGSSPGFVLDAMRTVNESNTIFRKASVISKQPAPSKTGSVVVTMEGSQLGRSLLGNNATSWAKLVMDLYPPGTSVRSLTCSYCNVEQPPRSKHCHDCDKCVLQFDHHCVWLGTCIGVGNHCKFWWYICEETALCLWTVILYITYLKANISVAWWKDAIVILLLVTLSISMTFLLLLLIFHSYLVLTNQTTYELVRRRRIPYLRGVPERVYPFSKGACRNLYEFCCVRRSKYRPESLPTAQQLEEKSRPYTCCDVVTCRCC; translated from the exons ATGACGATCGTGAACATCTGCCGGGACTCGTCCTGTCGACCATTTGAACGATGCTCCCGTTTCCTTCCCTGCCTCTCCGATCCCG CGCGGAGGTCTGCTTTGGGATTGAAAGTTGCATTGGTGATGCTACATCTGATATACGCCggcgtgatttttctttttgatgGAGGCTTGATAGAGAAAACTAGGAAAGAACCATG GTGTACTGCTGTATATTTGACACTCTTTGTTTTGACACTGATTCAATACTTTGTTACCTCTGGTTCTTCTCCGGG CTTTGTCCTCGATGCAATGAGGACTGTCAACGAATCCAATACGATATTCAGAAAAGCATCAGTAATCTCGAA ACAGCCTGCTCCAAGCAAAACTGGTAGCGTGGTTGTGACAATGGAAGGGAGTCAGTTGGGAAGAAGTCTTCTAGGAAATAATGCAACATCTTGGGCCAAACTTGTGATGGACTTGTATCCACCTGGAACATCTGTTAG AAGTTTGACATGCTCGTACTGTAATGTTGAGCAG CCACCGAGATCAAAGCACTGCCATGATTGTGACAAATGTGTTCTTCAGTTCGATCATCATTGTGTTTGGCTTGGAACATGCATTGGTGTGGGTAACCATTGTAAATTTTG GTGGTACATTTGCGAAGAGACAGCACTGTGCCTTTGGACTGTCATCCTGTACATCACATACCTGAAGGCTAATATATCAGTCGCTTG GTGGAAGGATGCAATTGTGATATTGCTGTTGGTTACTTTGTCAATTTCCATGACCTTTCTGCTGCTCCTCCTGATATTTCATAG TTATCTAGTTCTGACCAATCAGACTACCTATGAGCTTGTAAGACGAAGGCGCATCCCATATTTAAG AGGAGTACCCGAGAGGGTATATCCCTTCAGTAAAGGAGCATGCAGAAATTTATACGAGTTTTGCTGTGTTCGAAGGAGCAAATACAGACCGGAATCATTACCGACAGCGCAGCAACTTGAAGAAAAGTCTAGACCTTACACCTGTTGTGACGTTGTAACCTGTCGTTGTTGCTGA